In Flammeovirgaceae bacterium, the sequence CGGACAATTTTTGACTGAAGAACAAGCTAATAAAGAGATTGACGAATGGTTAAACAAATAATTTGGTCTCAAAGAGCTCAGAACGACAGAAAGCAAATTTTAGAATACTGGAGAAATAGAAATAAATCAAATACTTACAGTAAAAAATTGGACAAGAGATTTAGAGAAGCACTCAATATTATTCGGGACTACCCACAAATAGGCAAACAGACTGACGACCAAAAAGCCAGAATCAAAATAGTAAAGGACTACTTCCTAATATACGAAGAGACCGCTGACGCAATAATTCTCCTTACAATTTGGGACAGCAGACAAGACCCAGAAAAATTAGAAAAGATTTTAAAGTGACCGGCCAGGCGCCAACACCAGGTTTGTTTAATGGCGGGCGACACAGTCGCCCGTAGTGTAAACAAGTTTATGTATATTCGTGTAGGCGGACAAATCCGTTGGATTTATCCGCCACTAAACAAACCCAAAACGTTGCCGGCAAGCCATTTCGGACAGAGACTCGTCACACATTAACGGTTGACAGAAATGAAATTCGAGCTAATTCCAATAATTGACACAATGTTGGACTTGTATGCAAAACCTCGTTCAAAGGAGAGGTTTCAAGAATACATTT encodes:
- a CDS encoding type II toxin-antitoxin system RelE/ParE family toxin → MVKQIIWSQRAQNDRKQILEYWRNRNKSNTYSKKLDKRFREALNIIRDYPQIGKQTDDQKARIKIVKDYFLIYEETADAIILLTIWDSRQDPEKLEKILK